A genome region from Myroides fluvii includes the following:
- the fmt gene encoding methionyl-tRNA formyltransferase, which produces MKDLRIIFMGTPDFAVGILDAMYQHNFNIVAVITAPDRPAGRGQKLKYSAVKEYALAKELPLLQPTNLKDEAFLEELASYQANLQVVVAFRMLPAAVWQMPALGTFNLHASLLPDYRGAAPINWAIINGETTTGVTTFFIDEKIDTGAIILKKETAIGAKETAGELHDRLMVLGAETVVETLELIQKGDVKVVHQPAEDTKTAYKLNRDNCKIDFSKTGFEIEQLIRGLSPYPAAWCRLEDRAIPQEWDIKIHEAHFEKEEHHLPIGQLVTTKKTIKIAVLNGFLNLVKLQLPGKKMMLVNEVLNGQKFSENTIVL; this is translated from the coding sequence ATCATATTTATGGGAACCCCTGATTTTGCAGTTGGAATTCTCGATGCGATGTATCAACATAACTTCAATATTGTTGCTGTAATTACAGCACCCGATCGACCAGCTGGAAGAGGTCAAAAACTAAAGTATTCTGCAGTAAAAGAGTATGCCTTAGCGAAAGAACTCCCCCTTTTGCAACCCACCAATTTAAAAGACGAAGCTTTTTTGGAAGAATTAGCTTCTTATCAAGCGAATTTACAAGTGGTGGTTGCATTCAGAATGTTGCCTGCTGCCGTATGGCAAATGCCTGCTTTAGGGACATTTAATCTACATGCCTCTTTATTGCCAGATTACAGAGGTGCTGCCCCTATTAACTGGGCGATTATCAATGGAGAAACCACAACGGGAGTTACCACCTTCTTCATTGATGAAAAAATTGACACTGGAGCTATTATTCTGAAAAAAGAAACAGCTATTGGCGCAAAAGAAACAGCAGGTGAGCTTCATGATCGTCTGATGGTTTTAGGTGCTGAAACCGTGGTTGAAACGCTAGAATTAATTCAAAAAGGAGACGTAAAAGTAGTTCATCAGCCCGCTGAAGATACCAAAACTGCTTATAAATTAAACCGTGATAATTGCAAAATTGACTTTTCAAAGACAGGATTCGAAATTGAACAGTTAATCCGAGGTCTAAGCCCTTATCCAGCAGCATGGTGTAGGTTAGAAGACCGTGCTATACCACAAGAATGGGACATCAAAATACACGAAGCGCATTTCGAAAAAGAAGAACACCATTTACCTATAGGTCAATTAGTTACAACCAAAAAAACCATTAAAATTGCAGTCTTAAATGGCTTCCTAAATCTGGTCAAATTACAGCTACCAGGCAAGAAAATGATGCTTGTAAATGAAGTATTAAATGGACAAAAATTTAGCGAAAACACTATCGTTTTATAA